The window TTCCGATCCGTCGACGGCCACAAGAATTCGATTGGACGTGATTTCGCCGTCAACGATCCATAACGGGACAATTCTGGAATGCTCGATCAGATTGGCCGTAACGCTTCCGGTAAACACTTCCTGCAATTTGGAGATCCCTCTTCTGCCGGAGACGATGGCGTCATAATGCCCTTTCTCTGCGTAGGCGATAATATCCGGTGCGGTTCCCTGCTGTTTCGGCTGGGTGACGATATCGATCCGCTCAGCCCTCGCGCCCTCGTGAATCATATAGGTTTTCAGCTCGTCCAGGAGTTGAAGGGCATTTCCCGCATTGCGTGCCTGAATCTTCTGGACTTCCCCTGCGCGTTCCGGGTGTTTGCGGATTTCTTCCAGGAGATAATGCGAGAGCTGGGGCTGTACGTGGAAAAGGGTGTAGTGAAGATCAGGCACCTGGGCCGCAACGGTGAGGGCGTAGCGAACGCAGCAACGGCATTGGATGGAATCATCGACGGCAATCAGAATTTTCTTGTTCATCGGTGTCCTTTCAGGATGTGGCATTATCCGGTTTCATTTTGGGTTTGGCCCGGAGGAACGCTCATTTTCCGGTTCGAGGCTTCCTGAAGACGGCGGTATGCTTCCTGGCGGGAAATGCGCCATCGGTTGGAAAGGGTTTTTGCAAGCGCTCCGAGCTTTTGGTCCCGTCGCGAAATCAATTCCG of the Desulfatirhabdium butyrativorans DSM 18734 genome contains:
- a CDS encoding universal stress protein, with the translated sequence MNKKILIAVDDSIQCRCCVRYALTVAAQVPDLHYTLFHVQPQLSHYLLEEIRKHPERAGEVQKIQARNAGNALQLLDELKTYMIHEGARAERIDIVTQPKQQGTAPDIIAYAEKGHYDAIVSGRRGISKLQEVFTGSVTANLIEHSRIVPLWIVDGEITSNRILVAVDGSESSLKAVDHLAFMLSGNTHVLVTFFHVSPGLTDSCGIDQKTESTLSSWLAQGDKRCIADFTRRAMKILQSSGLSEQQIEFKTVERMFNVGKAIVSQIHEGNYGTVVIGRSGMDKSIFVGSVSRYVINRATDCALWIVN